From a region of the Longimicrobium sp. genome:
- the phoU gene encoding phosphate signaling complex protein PhoU → MSPTPGVRHFHEELARLKHQLLNMSALAEDLVGMAVQARTERDVSLAEQVIARDNDLDAMEIAVDDTCIHLLALQQPMARDLRLITMAMKISNDLERVGDHAVNIAEGVRHQAEHPVSMELAEIDEMSRLAREMLSDALDCFVRGDAAGAREVCRRDDRVDQLHDSVFRILVTHMMEDPRRIGSAMSLFLASRNLERIADLATNIGEDVVFLVEGRSIKHGAGALSGA, encoded by the coding sequence ATGAGCCCGACGCCGGGAGTGCGCCACTTCCACGAGGAGCTGGCGCGCCTCAAGCACCAGCTCCTCAACATGTCCGCGCTGGCCGAGGATCTGGTGGGGATGGCGGTGCAGGCCCGCACGGAGCGCGACGTGTCGCTCGCGGAGCAGGTGATCGCGCGCGACAACGATCTGGACGCCATGGAGATCGCGGTGGACGACACCTGCATCCACCTGCTGGCGCTTCAGCAGCCGATGGCGCGCGACCTACGGCTGATCACCATGGCGATGAAGATCTCCAACGACCTGGAGCGGGTAGGCGACCACGCCGTCAACATCGCCGAGGGTGTGCGCCACCAGGCGGAGCACCCGGTGAGCATGGAGCTGGCGGAGATCGACGAGATGTCGCGCCTCGCCCGCGAGATGCTCTCCGACGCCCTCGACTGCTTCGTGCGCGGCGATGCGGCCGGCGCGCGCGAGGTGTGCCGCCGCGACGACCGCGTGGACCAGCTCCACGACTCCGTCTTCCGCATCCTCGTCACGCACATGATGGAGGACCCGCGCCGCATCGGCAGCGCCATGTCCCTCTTCCTCGCGAGCCGCAACCTCGAGCGCATCGCCGACCTCGCCACCAACATCGGCGAGGACGTGGTCTTCCTGGTCGAAGGCCGCTCGATCAAACACGGGGCGGGGGCGCTCTCCGGCGCATAG
- a CDS encoding 3-oxoacyl-ACP reductase family protein, whose amino-acid sequence MVQMQDQVEQLLVEMSEETQSKSLGYGSSLRGRVAIVTGGATGIGRAIALEFARHGAAVAFNYFCYDDGEDLREEAEATAREIAQMEVRVHHASCDVRDPGEVKRFVNDTHEELGAINILVNNAGIARDRALWRLTDEQWRTVLDTNLTGAFHMIRAVAPMFRRQSDGKIVNVSSVHGIRSEFGLANYSASKAGLLGLTRSAALELGPSNVNVNAVAPGYIRTTRLTSGVPAEILDTARERAVLGRLGDPQDVANVVMFLCSEYARHITGAVIPVDGGHLL is encoded by the coding sequence ATGGTCCAGATGCAGGACCAGGTGGAGCAGCTCCTGGTGGAGATGAGCGAGGAGACGCAGAGCAAGTCGCTGGGCTACGGCTCCAGCCTGCGCGGGCGCGTCGCCATCGTCACGGGCGGGGCCACGGGGATCGGCAGGGCGATCGCGCTGGAGTTCGCGAGGCACGGGGCCGCCGTGGCGTTCAACTACTTCTGCTACGACGACGGCGAGGACCTGCGCGAGGAGGCCGAGGCCACCGCGCGCGAGATCGCGCAGATGGAGGTGCGCGTGCACCACGCATCGTGCGACGTGCGCGACCCGGGCGAGGTGAAGCGCTTCGTGAACGACACGCACGAGGAGCTGGGCGCCATCAACATCCTGGTGAACAACGCCGGCATCGCCCGCGACCGCGCCCTCTGGCGGCTGACGGACGAGCAGTGGAGGACGGTGCTGGACACCAACCTGACGGGCGCCTTCCACATGATCCGCGCGGTGGCGCCCATGTTCCGCCGCCAGTCCGACGGCAAGATCGTGAACGTGTCGTCGGTGCACGGCATCCGCAGCGAGTTCGGGCTGGCCAACTACAGCGCGTCCAAGGCGGGGCTGCTGGGCCTCACCCGCTCGGCGGCACTGGAGCTGGGGCCGAGCAACGTGAACGTGAACGCGGTGGCGCCGGGCTACATCCGCACTACGCGCCTCACCAGTGGCGTCCCCGCGGAGATCCTGGACACGGCCCGCGAGCGCGCCGTCCTGGGCCGCCTGGGCGATCCGCAGGACGTAGCCAACGTGGTCATGTTCCTCTGCTCCGAGTACGCGCGCCACATCACCGGCGCGGTCATCCCCGTAGACGGCGGGCACCTGCTTTGA
- the pstA gene encoding phosphate ABC transporter permease PstA codes for MNTATAPSWRDRRRRTTSTVMLAMTGVAALLTVLPLVLILWHLLRAGITAMNGDFFTETPAPVGEPGGGVGNGILGTAILVGLGAVFGLPVAIGAGLFLAEAEGSRVANAIRFITDVMNGIPSIVIGIFVWAWVVVSMGHFSALAGGVALAIMLIPMVTRTTEEMVRLVPRELRDGGLALGFTRWRTTLGIVLPAARSGILTGVLVALARISGETAPLLFTALGNPFWGWKLNEPIAALPVQIFQYAISPYEEWHRLAWAASLLLIALVLGVSLAARLLIRSPYKGR; via the coding sequence ATGAACACCGCGACGGCGCCTTCGTGGCGCGACCGGCGGCGGCGCACCACCAGCACCGTGATGCTGGCGATGACCGGGGTAGCGGCGCTGCTCACGGTGCTCCCGCTGGTGCTGATCCTGTGGCACCTGCTGCGGGCCGGGATCACGGCCATGAACGGCGACTTCTTCACCGAGACCCCGGCGCCGGTGGGCGAGCCCGGCGGCGGAGTGGGGAACGGCATCCTGGGCACCGCCATCCTGGTGGGGCTCGGCGCCGTCTTCGGGCTGCCCGTGGCCATCGGCGCGGGGCTCTTTCTGGCCGAGGCGGAGGGGAGCCGCGTGGCCAACGCAATCCGCTTCATCACCGACGTGATGAACGGAATCCCGTCCATCGTCATCGGCATCTTCGTGTGGGCGTGGGTGGTGGTGTCGATGGGGCACTTCTCCGCGCTGGCGGGGGGCGTGGCGCTGGCCATCATGCTCATCCCCATGGTCACTCGCACCACCGAGGAGATGGTTCGCCTGGTGCCCCGCGAGCTGCGCGACGGCGGCCTGGCGCTGGGCTTCACCCGCTGGCGCACCACGCTGGGGATCGTGCTCCCCGCGGCGCGCAGCGGCATCCTGACCGGCGTGCTGGTGGCGCTGGCGCGCATCTCGGGCGAGACGGCGCCGCTCCTCTTCACCGCGCTCGGCAACCCGTTCTGGGGGTGGAAGCTGAACGAGCCGATCGCCGCGCTCCCCGTGCAGATCTTCCAGTACGCCATCTCGCCCTACGAGGAGTGGCACCGCCTGGCCTGGGCCGCGTCGCTCCTGCTGATCGCGCTGGTGCTGGGGGTGAGCCTCGCGGCCCGCCTCCTCATCCGCAGCCCATACAAGGGACGCTGA
- a CDS encoding acyl-CoA dehydrogenase family protein yields the protein MARFQGVDYYDIDGLLTEEQRMIRDTVREWVDENLLPVINDAYIGRYLPKQLIPGMAELGVFGANLPEEYGCAGLDNVSYGLIMQELERGDSGIRSFASVQGALCMYPIYAFGSEEQKREYLPRMAAGEVIGCFGLTEPDFGSNPGGMITRARKTDDGYVIDGAKMWITNGSTANIAIIWAKTGELDDTKSIRGFIVPTDTPGFTARDQKGKLSLLASDTSELVLQDVHVPETALLPKSGGLKSPLMCLTQARYGIAWGAVGAAMACYDEALQYAKNRVQFGGKPIAATQLQQTRLAEMLTDITKAQLLAWRLGTLKDAGTMRPEQVSLAKRNNVDIATNVAREARRLLGGNGILVEYSAMRHMANLESVYTYEGTHDVHGLILGQDVTGYAAY from the coding sequence ATGGCCAGGTTCCAGGGCGTCGACTACTACGACATAGACGGGCTGCTCACCGAGGAGCAGCGGATGATCCGCGACACGGTGCGCGAGTGGGTGGACGAGAACCTGCTCCCCGTGATCAACGACGCGTACATCGGCCGCTACCTGCCGAAGCAGCTCATCCCCGGGATGGCGGAGCTGGGTGTGTTCGGCGCCAACCTTCCCGAAGAGTACGGGTGCGCGGGGCTGGACAACGTCTCGTACGGCCTCATCATGCAGGAGCTGGAGCGCGGCGACTCCGGGATCCGCTCGTTCGCGTCGGTGCAGGGCGCGCTCTGCATGTACCCCATCTACGCCTTCGGCAGCGAGGAGCAGAAGCGCGAGTACCTGCCGCGCATGGCCGCCGGCGAGGTGATCGGCTGCTTCGGCCTCACCGAGCCCGACTTCGGCTCCAATCCCGGCGGGATGATCACGCGCGCCCGCAAGACGGACGACGGCTACGTGATCGACGGGGCCAAGATGTGGATCACCAACGGCTCCACCGCGAACATCGCCATCATCTGGGCCAAGACGGGCGAGCTGGACGACACCAAGTCGATCCGCGGCTTCATCGTCCCCACCGACACGCCCGGCTTCACCGCGCGAGACCAGAAGGGGAAGCTCTCCCTGCTGGCGTCCGACACGTCGGAGCTGGTGCTGCAGGACGTACACGTGCCCGAGACGGCGCTGCTGCCCAAGTCCGGGGGGCTCAAGAGCCCGCTGATGTGCCTGACGCAGGCGCGCTACGGCATCGCGTGGGGTGCCGTTGGCGCGGCGATGGCGTGCTACGACGAGGCGCTGCAGTACGCCAAGAACCGCGTGCAGTTCGGCGGCAAGCCCATCGCCGCCACGCAGCTCCAGCAGACGCGCCTGGCCGAGATGCTCACCGATATCACCAAGGCGCAGCTCCTGGCCTGGCGCCTGGGCACCCTCAAGGACGCCGGGACGATGCGGCCGGAGCAGGTGTCGCTCGCCAAGCGCAACAACGTGGACATCGCCACCAACGTCGCGCGCGAGGCGCGGCGCCTGCTGGGCGGCAACGGCATCCTGGTGGAGTACTCCGCCATGCGCCACATGGCCAACCTGGAGTCCGTCTACACCTACGAGGGCACGCACGACGTCCACGGCCTCATCCTGGGCCAGGACGTCACCGGCTACGCCGCGTACTGA
- a CDS encoding type II secretion system F family protein: MTAFRYRAATPEGKIVEGVLQAPSRDGVLADLRARALFPVAVEEAGDAEVSGGRAGRAGASLRLQLTRSLSTLLESGFPVDRALSVAADLTDDAMLRGVVQAVRQDVRAGRPLSDAFGAHPRIFPPVYVAMVAAGEAGGTLGPTFGRLATLQEEEAELRSSLVSALLYPALMMFAGGMAVTLLVFVVLPRFAGVLQDAGAKLPFTTRVLLATTTAASRWGWLVALVVAAGVWAFAYAIRTPAGRAKWDALLLRIPGVGDLIRRVATARIARILGMLLQNGVPLVNSLEIARGTAGNVVLARGLGDAVRAVREGKTLAASAGPVLPKLARQMMSVGEETGTLPEMLLRVATVYDRQVRDTLKRAITLVEPTLILLFGAIVGFIALGMLQAIYSINAGAL, translated from the coding sequence GTGTGCTGGCCGACCTGCGCGCGCGGGCGCTCTTCCCCGTGGCCGTGGAGGAGGCGGGCGACGCGGAGGTATCGGGCGGGCGAGCGGGGCGCGCCGGGGCATCGCTGCGGCTGCAGCTCACCCGCTCGCTCTCCACGCTGCTGGAGTCGGGCTTCCCCGTGGACCGCGCCCTCTCCGTCGCCGCGGACCTGACGGACGACGCGATGCTGCGCGGCGTGGTGCAGGCGGTGCGGCAGGACGTTCGCGCCGGGCGGCCGCTCTCGGATGCCTTCGGGGCGCACCCGCGCATCTTCCCGCCCGTATACGTCGCCATGGTCGCGGCCGGCGAGGCGGGCGGGACGCTGGGGCCCACCTTTGGCCGCCTCGCCACGCTCCAGGAAGAGGAAGCCGAGCTCCGCTCCAGCCTCGTCTCCGCCCTGCTCTACCCGGCGCTGATGATGTTCGCGGGTGGGATGGCGGTTACGCTCCTGGTCTTCGTCGTCCTGCCGCGGTTCGCGGGCGTGCTCCAGGACGCGGGCGCGAAGCTCCCCTTCACCACCCGCGTCCTCCTGGCGACGACCACAGCCGCGAGCCGCTGGGGATGGCTGGTCGCGCTGGTGGTGGCCGCGGGCGTCTGGGCGTTCGCGTATGCCATCCGCACCCCCGCCGGCCGAGCGAAGTGGGACGCGCTCCTCCTGCGCATCCCCGGCGTCGGCGACCTGATCCGCCGCGTCGCCACGGCGCGCATCGCCCGCATCCTGGGCATGCTCCTGCAGAACGGCGTCCCCCTCGTCAACTCGCTGGAGATCGCGCGCGGGACCGCGGGAAACGTCGTCCTCGCCCGCGGCCTGGGCGATGCCGTGCGCGCCGTCCGCGAGGGGAAGACGCTCGCCGCATCCGCCGGACCCGTGCTCCCCAAGCTGGCGCGCCAGATGATGTCCGTGGGCGAGGAGACCGGCACGCTCCCCGAGATGCTTCTGCGCGTCGCCACCGTGTACGACCGCCAGGTGCGCGACACCCTCAAGCGCGCCATCACCCTCGTGGAGCCCACGCTGATCCTGCTGTTCGGCGCCATCGTCGGCTTCATCGCGCTGGGCATGCTCCAGGCGATCTACAGCATCAACGCGGGCGCGCTCTGA
- a CDS encoding isocitrate/isopropylmalate family dehydrogenase encodes MPQTVTLIPGDGIGPDITRAVVRVLEAAGAELAWDERPAGVSAVATHNTPLPQETIDSIRETRVALKGPLTTPSGVGFRSINVALRKEFDLYANVRPARTLVQGGRYEAVDIVLIRENTEGLYSGVEHYIGIGDDPRAAAESVMLVTRFGVNRILRYAFEYAVNNGRKKVTLAHKANILKYTQGLFLDLGKEIAKEYEGRVEFEDQIIDAAAMKLVMDPGRFDVIVSENMFGDILSDLIAGLVGGLGLAPGANIGKDAAIFEAVHGSAPDIAGKNIANPAALLMGATLMLDHLGMREPSRRIVAALEGAIRENDTLTPDLGGTGTTDSFTDALIRRL; translated from the coding sequence ATGCCGCAGACCGTAACGCTGATCCCCGGTGACGGAATCGGGCCCGACATCACCCGTGCCGTGGTGCGCGTGCTGGAAGCCGCCGGCGCCGAGCTCGCGTGGGACGAGAGGCCGGCGGGCGTATCCGCCGTCGCCACGCACAACACCCCGCTCCCGCAGGAGACGATCGACTCCATTCGCGAGACGCGCGTGGCGCTCAAGGGGCCGCTGACCACGCCGTCAGGCGTCGGCTTCCGCTCCATCAACGTGGCGCTGCGCAAGGAGTTCGACCTGTACGCCAACGTGCGCCCCGCGCGCACCCTGGTGCAGGGCGGGCGCTACGAGGCGGTCGACATCGTCCTGATCCGCGAGAATACCGAGGGGCTGTACAGCGGCGTGGAGCACTACATCGGCATCGGCGACGACCCGCGCGCCGCCGCCGAGTCGGTGATGCTTGTGACGCGCTTCGGCGTCAACCGCATCCTGCGCTACGCCTTCGAGTACGCCGTGAACAACGGGCGCAAGAAGGTGACGCTGGCGCACAAGGCCAACATCCTCAAGTACACGCAGGGCCTCTTCCTGGACCTGGGGAAGGAGATCGCAAAGGAGTACGAGGGCCGCGTGGAGTTCGAGGACCAGATCATCGACGCCGCCGCCATGAAGCTGGTGATGGATCCGGGCAGGTTCGACGTGATCGTCTCCGAGAACATGTTCGGCGACATCCTCTCGGACCTGATCGCGGGGCTGGTGGGCGGCCTCGGTCTGGCGCCGGGCGCAAACATCGGCAAGGACGCGGCGATCTTCGAGGCGGTGCACGGCTCCGCGCCGGACATCGCGGGGAAGAACATCGCCAACCCGGCCGCGCTCCTCATGGGCGCCACCCTGATGCTGGACCACCTGGGGATGCGCGAGCCGTCGCGCCGCATCGTCGCGGCGCTGGAGGGCGCAATCCGCGAGAACGACACGCTGACCCCCGATCTGGGCGGCACCGGTACGACGGACTCGTTCACCGACGCCCTCATCCGGCGGCTCTAG
- a CDS encoding DUF47 family protein, which translates to MGLFPRDEQFFPMFSEMAKRLSGCAELIAQMFAEPARIDELVMEIKRLEHEADVMTREINARIDRSIVTPLDREDIHLLAGRLDNVIDLLDGTARRVQMFHVRQMRPEAARLADVLRRAAACIEAAVINLKKPKLMLEHTSQLKALEEEGDAIYFEAVHALFANSTGDPLEIIKWKELFDKLEDAIDECDHVSHVLESIAIKNG; encoded by the coding sequence GTGGGCCTCTTTCCAAGAGACGAGCAGTTCTTCCCGATGTTCAGCGAGATGGCCAAGCGCCTCTCGGGGTGCGCGGAGCTGATCGCGCAGATGTTCGCCGAGCCGGCGCGCATCGACGAGCTGGTGATGGAGATCAAGCGGCTGGAGCACGAGGCGGACGTGATGACGCGCGAGATCAACGCACGCATCGACCGCAGCATCGTGACCCCGCTGGACCGCGAGGACATCCACCTGCTGGCCGGCCGCCTGGACAACGTGATCGACCTGCTGGACGGCACCGCGCGCCGCGTGCAGATGTTCCACGTCCGCCAGATGCGCCCGGAGGCCGCGCGCCTGGCCGACGTTCTGCGCCGCGCCGCCGCGTGCATCGAGGCGGCGGTCATCAACCTCAAGAAGCCCAAGCTGATGCTGGAGCACACCAGCCAGCTCAAGGCGCTGGAGGAGGAGGGCGACGCGATCTACTTCGAGGCGGTGCACGCGCTGTTCGCCAACTCGACGGGCGACCCGCTCGAGATCATCAAGTGGAAGGAGCTGTTCGACAAGCTGGAGGATGCCATCGACGAGTGCGACCACGTGTCGCACGTGCTGGAGAGCATCGCCATCAAGAACGGGTGA
- the pstB gene encoding phosphate ABC transporter ATP-binding protein PstB, translating to MQQIATAAPRTAPAAPANATVPLAVEARDFSFWYGGNRALNGITLEVPERQVTALIGPSGCGKSTFLRSINRMNDLIPGVRHDGEILIRGESVYRDRLDVVNLRKRVGMVFQKSNPFPKSIYDNVAYGARVNGLARGRAELNEIVERSLQSSALWDEVKDRLDRSALGLSGGQQQRLCIARALAVQPEVLLMDEPASALDPIATQKIEELIYQLKDEYTIVIVTHNMQQAARVSDVTAFFYMGGLVEVGSTHQIFTNPREDRTEAYITGRFG from the coding sequence ATGCAACAGATCGCCACCGCCGCGCCGCGCACCGCGCCGGCTGCGCCCGCGAACGCCACCGTGCCGCTCGCCGTGGAGGCGCGCGACTTCTCCTTCTGGTACGGCGGCAACCGCGCGCTCAACGGCATCACGCTGGAGGTGCCCGAGCGGCAGGTGACGGCGCTGATCGGCCCGTCGGGGTGCGGCAAGAGCACCTTTCTGCGCTCCATCAACCGCATGAACGACCTGATCCCGGGCGTGCGGCACGACGGCGAGATCCTGATCCGCGGCGAGTCCGTCTACCGCGACCGGCTGGACGTGGTGAACCTGCGCAAGCGGGTGGGGATGGTCTTCCAGAAGTCCAACCCCTTCCCCAAGTCGATCTACGACAACGTGGCGTACGGCGCGCGCGTCAACGGCCTCGCACGCGGCCGCGCGGAGCTCAACGAGATCGTGGAGCGCTCGCTGCAATCCTCCGCGCTGTGGGACGAGGTCAAGGACCGCCTGGACCGCAGCGCGCTCGGGCTCAGCGGCGGGCAGCAGCAGCGCCTCTGCATCGCGCGGGCGCTGGCGGTGCAGCCTGAGGTGCTGCTGATGGACGAGCCCGCCAGCGCGCTGGACCCCATCGCCACGCAGAAGATCGAGGAGCTGATCTACCAGCTCAAGGACGAGTACACCATCGTGATCGTGACCCACAACATGCAGCAGGCGGCGCGCGTGTCGGACGTCACCGCCTTCTTTTACATGGGCGGGCTGGTGGAAGTGGGATCGACGCACCAGATCTTCACCAACCCGCGCGAGGACCGCACCGAGGCGTACATCACCGGGAGGTTCGGATGA
- a CDS encoding prepilin-type N-terminal cleavage/methylation domain-containing protein, with translation MRRRDGFTLIELIVVIAIMGIMLSVSVAALGRTFGTETTPAGIVGELASEARLQAARREEPIRATLLSDGSYRLASARTDSVIGEGKLAIQGVQPSPWSATFFPLGTSTRSDLRIRLDDSWHTVRLDPVTGSVQTVEQARTTRLITGREATEAQRRSSLCASTSSSLANAPALLLNRFAPYGTSIRAGYPPQSPAFPSPG, from the coding sequence ATGCGGCGCCGCGACGGCTTCACCCTGATCGAGCTGATCGTGGTGATCGCGATCATGGGGATCATGCTCTCCGTCTCCGTCGCCGCGCTCGGCCGCACCTTCGGCACCGAGACGACCCCCGCGGGCATCGTGGGCGAGCTCGCATCCGAAGCCCGCCTCCAGGCCGCGCGCCGCGAGGAGCCCATCCGCGCCACCCTCCTCTCCGACGGCAGCTACCGCCTCGCCTCCGCCCGCACCGACTCCGTCATCGGCGAGGGGAAGCTGGCCATCCAGGGCGTGCAGCCCAGCCCCTGGTCCGCCACCTTCTTCCCCCTCGGCACCTCCACCCGCTCCGACCTCCGCATCCGCCTTGACGACAGCTGGCACACCGTCCGCCTCGACCCGGTCACTGGCAGCGTGCAGACCGTGGAGCAGGCACGTACGACACGCTTGATAACAGGTCGGGAAGCAACAGAGGCACAGAGAAGATCATCTCTCTGTGCCTCTACTTCGTCATCACTCGCGAACGCGCCTGCGTTGCTCCTAAACAGGTTTGCGCCCTATGGCACGTCTATACGAGCAGGTTATCCACCACAATCTCCAGCGTTTCCTTCTCCAGGATGA
- the pstS gene encoding phosphate ABC transporter substrate-binding protein PstS: MTNRRFLPAVLALSLLAACGGDGGGSTPGAMKGSAGAAPGTVTLTGAGATFPMPIYSKWFATYGQSNPVRVNYASVGSGAGIRQITQGTVDFGASDAPMTDAELARKPGILHVPTVLGSVAVSYNLRGLRQPLRLDGPTLAAIYLGTVRKWNDARIAGLNPGVALPNADILPVYRTDGSGTTHVFTDYLTTISPEWKERVGTGKSVKWPTGLGAKGNEGVTGSVKQSEGAIGYVELAYATQNQLPVTALRNSAGAFVQPSVESTTAAAADLGEQLRQHPDLRMSVVNAPGAQAYPVSSFTYLLVPGQMEDCGKAKALVGLVRWTLAEGGEMARQLHYAPLPDAVRAQVLQKLQGVTCGPQRQPALTG, from the coding sequence ATGACGAATCGCCGTTTCTTGCCCGCCGTGCTCGCGCTCTCCCTTCTCGCCGCGTGCGGCGGGGACGGCGGGGGGAGCACGCCGGGCGCGATGAAGGGGAGCGCGGGCGCCGCGCCGGGCACCGTCACGCTGACGGGCGCGGGCGCCACCTTCCCCATGCCCATCTACTCCAAGTGGTTCGCCACCTACGGCCAGAGCAACCCGGTGCGCGTGAACTACGCCTCCGTGGGCTCGGGCGCCGGTATCCGGCAGATCACGCAGGGCACCGTGGACTTCGGCGCATCGGACGCGCCGATGACGGACGCGGAGCTCGCCCGCAAGCCGGGGATCCTGCACGTGCCCACGGTGCTGGGGTCGGTGGCGGTGTCGTACAACCTCCGCGGCCTGCGCCAGCCGCTGCGGCTGGACGGGCCCACGCTGGCCGCCATCTACCTGGGCACCGTCCGCAAGTGGAACGACGCGCGCATCGCCGGCCTCAACCCCGGCGTCGCGCTCCCCAACGCGGACATCCTGCCCGTGTACCGCACGGACGGCAGCGGCACGACGCACGTCTTCACCGACTACCTGACCACCATCAGCCCCGAGTGGAAGGAGCGGGTGGGGACGGGGAAGTCGGTGAAGTGGCCCACCGGCCTCGGTGCCAAGGGGAATGAGGGGGTGACGGGCTCGGTGAAGCAGAGCGAGGGCGCCATCGGATACGTGGAGCTCGCCTACGCCACGCAGAACCAGCTCCCGGTGACGGCGCTGCGCAACTCGGCCGGCGCCTTCGTGCAGCCCAGCGTGGAGTCGACCACCGCCGCGGCCGCCGACCTGGGCGAGCAGCTCCGGCAGCACCCCGACCTGCGCATGTCGGTGGTGAACGCGCCCGGCGCGCAGGCGTACCCGGTGTCGTCGTTCACCTACCTGCTGGTCCCCGGGCAGATGGAGGATTGCGGCAAGGCGAAGGCGCTCGTGGGGCTGGTGCGCTGGACGCTCGCGGAGGGCGGCGAGATGGCGCGGCAGCTCCACTACGCGCCGCTGCCGGACGCTGTGCGCGCGCAGGTGCTGCAGAAGCTCCAGGGCGTCACCTGCGGCCCCCAGCGCCAGCCCGCGCTGACCGGCTGA
- the pstC gene encoding phosphate ABC transporter permease subunit PstC → MQPTPEQAGVLAGGGPPSWVRRVLPSVRHGNLADRAYAITLGAFGAAIPILFGFILLRVGTAAWPALRRFGGGFVVGSDWNPVAGSYGALPFIFGTLASSLLALLIAVPLAVGLAIFLTELSPRWVAAPVAFGTELLAAIPSVVYGLWGIFVLVPWLRSSIQQPLAGAFGDSFPLFAGPAYGTSIMAGGAILAIMIVPFISAVSREVLAAVPRDQREAALALGATRWEMTWQVVLPYAVPGIIGATILGLGRALGETMAITMVIGNRPDIPTSLFAPGYTMASVLANEFSEASDDLHLAALMEIGLILFGITIVVNSVARLLVWRVARRAGK, encoded by the coding sequence ATGCAGCCCACTCCCGAGCAGGCAGGCGTGCTGGCGGGCGGCGGACCCCCGTCCTGGGTCCGCCGCGTGCTGCCGTCCGTGCGCCACGGCAACCTGGCGGACCGCGCTTACGCCATCACGCTGGGCGCGTTCGGCGCGGCGATCCCCATCCTCTTCGGCTTCATCCTGCTGCGCGTGGGGACCGCCGCCTGGCCCGCGCTGCGGCGGTTCGGCGGCGGCTTCGTCGTGGGGTCCGACTGGAACCCGGTCGCCGGGAGCTACGGCGCGCTTCCCTTCATCTTCGGTACGCTGGCGTCGTCGCTCCTGGCGCTGCTGATCGCGGTGCCGCTTGCCGTGGGGCTCGCCATCTTTCTTACCGAGCTGTCGCCGCGCTGGGTGGCCGCGCCGGTGGCGTTCGGAACCGAGCTGCTGGCCGCCATCCCCTCCGTGGTCTACGGGCTGTGGGGGATCTTCGTGCTGGTGCCCTGGCTGCGCTCCAGCATCCAGCAGCCGCTGGCGGGCGCGTTCGGCGACTCGTTTCCGCTCTTTGCGGGGCCGGCGTACGGCACCAGCATCATGGCGGGCGGGGCGATCCTGGCCATCATGATCGTCCCCTTCATCTCCGCCGTCTCGCGCGAGGTGCTGGCCGCCGTGCCGCGCGACCAGCGTGAGGCCGCGCTCGCCCTGGGCGCCACGCGCTGGGAGATGACGTGGCAGGTCGTGCTCCCCTACGCGGTTCCGGGAATCATCGGCGCCACCATCCTGGGGCTGGGCCGCGCGCTGGGCGAGACGATGGCCATCACCATGGTCATCGGCAACCGGCCGGACATCCCCACCTCGCTCTTCGCGCCCGGCTACACCATGGCCAGCGTGCTCGCCAACGAGTTCAGCGAGGCCTCCGACGACCTGCACCTGGCCGCGCTCATGGAGATCGGCCTGATCCTCTTCGGCATCACCATCGTGGTCAACTCGGTGGCGCGCCTGCTGGTGTGGCGGGTCGCGCGCCGCGCGGGGAAGTAG